In a single window of the Opitutales bacterium genome:
- the argA gene encoding amino-acid N-acetyltransferase — protein sequence MSDPATTETTLIKPTDLRGILKYVPMFRDHVFVISFDGSVVEHENFNDLLLDIAVLHNLNIRVVLVHGIGKQLRDLSAERDITITDAYGAGPTDAHTLALALEASADTLQKFQRGLDGVGLRYAITNAVSPTEVGVIEGQDYGSTGKVKRIDVDSLKRLLGDGLIPILSPIAYSLSGEAWRINADSLAADCAIAMEASKLIFLSPREGIVINGEKRINMPADELSQILEKSPEHIDEANRTKADRSIYALDRGVTRAHIIDGRIYGALLREIFDKVGIGSMIHANTYQEIRKARAKDVQSIYNITRNAARSASLKSRSRAQIEREIEHTWVYEIDGSIIACMQLIPYDKGQVQEIGMVFVQPFYQNRGVGGQLIDYAEHTARNQGARLLIALTTQSYPYFKKIRCFEDGTIEDLPSRRAHEYKANGRNSKILKKTLSE from the coding sequence ATGAGTGACCCAGCCACAACTGAGACAACATTGATCAAACCCACCGACCTGCGAGGCATCCTGAAATATGTCCCCATGTTTCGGGACCATGTTTTCGTCATTTCATTTGATGGCAGCGTCGTGGAGCATGAAAACTTTAACGACCTACTCCTCGATATAGCCGTATTACACAACCTTAACATCCGTGTGGTTCTCGTGCACGGGATCGGTAAACAATTGCGTGATTTGAGTGCGGAACGTGACATCACCATCACCGACGCTTATGGCGCAGGCCCCACAGATGCGCACACCCTTGCCCTGGCCCTAGAAGCGTCTGCAGATACCCTACAAAAATTCCAAAGAGGTCTTGATGGAGTTGGCTTGCGTTACGCCATCACCAACGCGGTGAGCCCCACTGAAGTGGGCGTTATCGAAGGCCAGGACTATGGATCGACTGGAAAGGTTAAACGCATCGATGTAGATTCACTCAAAAGACTTCTTGGGGATGGCCTCATCCCGATCCTTTCCCCCATCGCTTATAGCCTCTCTGGTGAAGCTTGGCGCATCAATGCTGATAGCCTGGCGGCTGATTGCGCGATCGCTATGGAAGCCTCAAAACTCATCTTTCTTTCACCCCGCGAAGGCATCGTAATCAACGGCGAAAAACGCATCAATATGCCCGCTGATGAACTCAGCCAAATCTTGGAAAAATCACCTGAACATATCGATGAGGCAAACCGCACTAAGGCTGACCGGTCCATCTATGCACTAGACCGCGGCGTCACCCGCGCTCACATCATCGATGGCCGCATCTATGGAGCACTCCTACGTGAAATATTTGATAAAGTCGGCATCGGTTCGATGATCCACGCAAACACGTATCAGGAGATCCGTAAAGCACGGGCAAAAGATGTTCAGTCCATCTACAACATCACACGCAATGCAGCGCGCTCCGCATCGCTAAAATCACGCTCCCGCGCCCAAATCGAACGCGAAATCGAGCATACTTGGGTATACGAGATCGACGGTAGCATTATCGCGTGCATGCAGCTCATTCCCTACGATAAAGGCCAAGTTCAAGAGATAGGCATGGTATTCGTCCAACCTTTCTATCAAAATCGGGGCGTCGGAGGTCAACTCATCGACTATGCTGAACACACTGCACGCAACCAGGGTGCAAGGCTCCTAATCGCTCTCACAACACAGTCCTATCCATACTTTAAAAAAATACGCTGCTTCGAAGACGGCACTATTGAGGACCTACCCTCTAGACGGGCACATGAATACAAAGCCAACGGGCGGAATTCGAAGATTCTGAAAAAGACACTCAGCGAGTAA